A genomic region of Alistipes megaguti contains the following coding sequences:
- the ybaK gene encoding Cys-tRNA(Pro) deacylase, producing the protein MAHGKIEKTNAARLLDRAKIAYELVPYEVDETDLAATHVAAQLGEDISTVFKTLVLKGDRTGYFVCVVPGDHEVDLKAAARVSGNKKVDLIPMKELLPVTGYIRGGCSPIGMKKAFPTYIHTSAETLPFIYVSAGVRGLQLRVAPKELAAYVHATFAEISRLPE; encoded by the coding sequence ATGGCACACGGCAAAATTGAAAAGACGAATGCGGCACGGCTGCTCGACCGCGCGAAGATAGCCTACGAGTTGGTTCCCTACGAGGTTGACGAGACGGATCTGGCCGCCACGCACGTGGCTGCGCAGTTGGGCGAGGATATTTCGACGGTCTTCAAGACGCTGGTTTTGAAGGGTGACCGTACGGGTTATTTTGTCTGTGTGGTTCCGGGCGACCACGAGGTGGACCTGAAGGCTGCCGCGCGGGTTTCGGGCAATAAGAAGGTGGATCTGATTCCGATGAAGGAGCTGCTTCCGGTGACGGGTTATATCCGGGGCGGATGTTCGCCGATCGGGATGAAGAAGGCCTTCCCGACCTACATCCATACGTCGGCCGAGACGCTTCCGTTTATTTATGTCAGTGCGGGGGTCCGGGGGCTTCAACTGCGTGTGGCGCCGAAGGAGTTGGCGGCGTACGTGCATGCGACATTCGCCGAGATCAGCCGGCTTCCGGAGTGA
- a CDS encoding linear amide C-N hydrolase, producing the protein MKAKHLLLALAAIGGAFEALACTGISLTAADGSYIQSRTIEWGNSALESMYVVIPRGERLQSLTPDGQTGLSFKARYGVVGLAVVEKQFIAEGINETGLSAGLFFFPQYGSYETYQPAQSARTLVDLEVTQWILTQFSTIDEVKAAIGGVRIVGLEANAVVHWRIGEPLGRQVVLEIVGGVPHFYENEVGVLTNAPGFEWQVTNLNNYVNLRPGDVEPCKIGEKTLRAFGATAGFLGLPGDDTPPSRFVRAAFFRATAPVRATAFATVQECFHLLNNFDVPIGLEHPAGKCPDIPSATQWTSAIDLTHRVVYYKTAYNNTIRCIDLSQIDFARVSYQVHPLDRTQTQPVERIAIR; encoded by the coding sequence ATGAAAGCAAAACATCTGTTATTGGCCCTTGCGGCCATTGGCGGCGCCTTCGAGGCGTTGGCCTGTACGGGAATCTCGCTCACGGCGGCCGACGGCAGCTACATCCAGTCGCGGACGATTGAGTGGGGCAACAGCGCCCTGGAGAGCATGTATGTCGTCATTCCGCGCGGCGAACGGCTGCAGTCGCTCACGCCCGATGGCCAGACGGGGCTCTCCTTCAAGGCACGCTACGGGGTTGTGGGGCTGGCCGTTGTCGAGAAGCAGTTTATCGCCGAGGGGATCAACGAGACGGGACTTTCGGCCGGGCTCTTCTTCTTCCCGCAGTACGGCAGTTACGAGACCTATCAACCGGCACAGAGCGCCCGCACGCTGGTTGATCTGGAGGTGACGCAGTGGATTCTGACGCAGTTTTCGACCATCGACGAGGTGAAGGCCGCGATCGGCGGGGTGCGCATCGTGGGGCTCGAGGCCAATGCCGTCGTGCACTGGCGCATCGGCGAGCCGTTGGGCCGCCAGGTGGTGCTGGAGATCGTCGGCGGCGTGCCGCACTTCTACGAGAATGAGGTGGGGGTGCTGACCAACGCCCCGGGCTTCGAGTGGCAGGTGACCAATCTGAACAACTACGTCAATCTGCGTCCGGGCGATGTCGAACCCTGCAAGATTGGTGAGAAGACGCTTCGGGCCTTCGGGGCCACGGCCGGATTTCTGGGGCTTCCGGGTGACGATACGCCGCCGTCGCGTTTCGTACGTGCGGCCTTTTTCCGTGCCACGGCCCCCGTGCGTGCCACGGCCTTCGCCACGGTGCAGGAGTGTTTCCACCTGCTGAACAACTTTGACGTGCCGATCGGTCTGGAGCACCCGGCCGGCAAGTGTCCCGACATTCCGAGCGCCACGCAGTGGACCTCGGCCATCGACCTGACCCACCGTGTGGTCTACTACAAGACGGCCTACAACAATACGATCCGCTGCATCGACCTCTCGCAGATCGACTTTGCGCGGGTGAGCTACCAGGTCCACCCGTTGGACCGCACTCAGACGCAGCCCGTCGAACGGATCGCGATTCGGTAG
- a CDS encoding TonB-dependent receptor codes for MKRLWMIAACAAMVVPQWVAAQVEKQVEVTKAYVPRVESAAKLAIEPDMNDTTRMRPEIGYTVTPLSLRTTLTTRPIRPATVTYWEFNRPQPFYLKVGAGYPLNSVLDFYATTQNPSTGYAMAYVNHAGYYAKIANPFGGEHNSTRMYNRAGIAAGKYIGRHTLEGELSYDNRMYHRYGVWVPSVPELAFGAGAMTDYGDARLQLRFGDDFQDLSRLNFEVGLHGGLFFDHSDLPVPDMSGRESSIGADGRIAWAWGRSRFGVSIAYDYLGGHKYLEGSNQQLIRAGVRYGFDGGVVRLDAGADYYRDRVGTTALADYERGNYLIPYLRLNFNLGTPGLQPFVEADGGVHPNDLRSLTEQNPYVRSSQWPSDAFLTTSDQPQGKSLFPIYDETSLWLAKSSVDYNFRLGLGGSLWHSIVAYRLYAGFSIHDNHLFWTGWQVARPDTGCDVLFLPVQARQTVTSLNGEIEIRPLSSLKIDLGAHGRLYNDETDLKNGDPAFAGNAGIAYEGRRIAFGVEALFESARSWSVYRYTLQSAGVDGSTWETSGTLEKEALDPFRTPFGVDLRAHFDWHVSGRVTLFAEGRNLLNRKLYNEAWFPEPGARFTVGIKANF; via the coding sequence ATGAAACGATTGTGGATGATAGCCGCCTGTGCGGCGATGGTGGTGCCGCAGTGGGTTGCGGCCCAGGTGGAGAAGCAGGTCGAGGTGACGAAGGCCTACGTTCCGCGGGTGGAGAGCGCCGCGAAGCTGGCGATAGAACCCGACATGAACGATACGACGCGGATGCGTCCCGAGATCGGTTATACGGTGACGCCGCTGTCGCTGCGCACGACGCTCACGACGCGTCCGATCCGTCCGGCGACGGTCACCTACTGGGAGTTCAACCGTCCGCAGCCCTTCTACTTGAAGGTCGGGGCGGGCTATCCGTTGAACTCCGTGCTGGATTTCTACGCCACGACGCAGAATCCCTCGACGGGCTACGCCATGGCCTATGTGAACCATGCGGGATATTATGCGAAGATCGCCAATCCGTTCGGAGGGGAGCACAACTCCACGCGGATGTACAACCGGGCGGGCATTGCGGCCGGCAAATACATCGGACGCCATACGCTCGAGGGCGAACTCTCCTACGACAACCGCATGTATCACCGTTACGGGGTCTGGGTACCCTCCGTTCCGGAGCTCGCATTCGGTGCCGGGGCGATGACCGACTATGGCGATGCACGGCTGCAGCTGCGTTTCGGCGACGATTTCCAGGATCTGAGCCGGCTGAATTTCGAGGTGGGGCTCCACGGCGGGCTCTTCTTCGACCACTCCGATCTGCCCGTTCCGGACATGTCGGGACGTGAGAGCTCGATCGGGGCTGACGGCCGGATTGCCTGGGCCTGGGGCCGCAGCCGCTTCGGCGTGTCGATAGCCTACGATTACCTGGGCGGCCACAAGTATCTGGAGGGCAGCAACCAGCAGCTGATCCGTGCCGGAGTGCGCTACGGCTTCGACGGCGGGGTGGTTCGGCTCGACGCGGGGGCCGACTACTACCGTGACCGTGTCGGCACGACAGCCCTTGCGGACTACGAGCGCGGCAACTACCTCATTCCCTACCTGCGGCTGAATTTCAACCTCGGCACGCCCGGACTGCAGCCCTTCGTCGAGGCCGACGGCGGGGTGCATCCGAACGACCTGCGCTCGCTCACGGAGCAGAACCCCTACGTGCGTTCGTCGCAGTGGCCGTCGGACGCCTTCCTCACCACGTCGGACCAGCCGCAGGGCAAGAGCCTCTTCCCGATCTACGACGAAACTTCGCTGTGGCTTGCGAAGAGTTCCGTAGACTACAACTTCCGCCTCGGTCTGGGGGGCAGCCTCTGGCATTCGATCGTTGCCTATCGCCTCTATGCGGGCTTTTCGATCCACGACAACCACCTCTTCTGGACGGGATGGCAGGTGGCAAGACCCGACACGGGGTGTGACGTGCTGTTCCTGCCGGTCCAGGCGCGCCAGACCGTGACGTCGCTCAACGGCGAGATCGAAATCCGTCCGTTGAGTTCGCTGAAGATCGACCTCGGGGCTCACGGCCGTCTCTACAACGACGAAACCGATCTGAAGAACGGCGATCCGGCCTTTGCGGGGAATGCCGGCATCGCCTATGAGGGGCGCAGGATCGCCTTCGGTGTCGAGGCCCTGTTCGAGAGTGCGCGCAGTTGGTCGGTCTATCGGTATACGCTGCAGTCTGCCGGCGTGGACGGCTCGACGTGGGAGACGAGCGGCACGTTGGAGAAGGAGGCGCTGGATCCCTTCCGGACACCGTTCGGAGTTGATCTGCGAGCCCATTTCGACTGGCATGTTTCGGGTCGCGTGACCTTGTTTGCCGAGGGCCGCAACCTGCTCAACCGGAAACTCTACAACGAGGCCTGGTTCCCCGAACCGGGCGCGCGGTTTACCGTCGGCATCAAGGCCAACTTCTGA
- the cdaA gene encoding diadenylate cyclase CdaA: MGFVPFTFIDLIDIVLVALIMYWIYRMTKGTNAPYILSGIIAVYLLWVVVRTLNMELLSTILGQLISVGAIALIIVFQPELRRFLQMIGMRQKHFNFITRIFSSGEDPVQTNIAPIVTACREMAQTKTGALIVIGQQSDLRLIAEGGIALDAKVSTPLLKNIFFKNAPLHDGAVLIEGDRIVAAKCILPVTQSDVPKEFGTRHRAAIGMSEISDAIIIVVSEESGEIAIAQGGEIRQHLDPTRLQQTLQRYLNINSRKRSKNNEVAE, encoded by the coding sequence ATGGGATTCGTTCCGTTCACCTTCATTGATCTGATAGACATCGTTCTGGTGGCCCTGATCATGTACTGGATCTACCGCATGACCAAAGGCACCAATGCCCCCTATATCCTCTCGGGCATCATCGCCGTCTATCTGCTCTGGGTCGTCGTCCGCACCCTCAACATGGAGCTTCTCTCCACGATCCTCGGACAACTGATCTCCGTGGGCGCCATCGCCCTGATCATCGTCTTCCAGCCCGAATTGCGACGCTTCCTGCAGATGATCGGCATGCGGCAGAAACACTTTAACTTCATCACACGCATCTTCTCCTCGGGCGAAGACCCCGTACAGACGAACATCGCGCCCATCGTCACGGCGTGCCGCGAAATGGCACAGACCAAAACCGGAGCCCTGATCGTCATCGGACAGCAGAGCGACCTGCGGCTCATCGCCGAAGGCGGAATCGCCCTCGATGCCAAAGTTTCCACTCCGCTGCTGAAAAACATCTTCTTCAAGAACGCCCCGCTGCACGACGGCGCCGTGCTGATCGAAGGCGACCGCATCGTGGCGGCCAAGTGCATCCTCCCCGTCACGCAGAGCGACGTTCCGAAGGAGTTCGGAACACGCCACCGTGCCGCTATCGGCATGAGCGAAATCTCGGATGCCATCATCATTGTCGTCTCCGAGGAGAGCGGCGAGATAGCCATCGCCCAGGGCGGTGAGATCCGTCAGCATCTCGATCCGACCCGTCTGCAGCAGACCCTGCAGCGCTATCTGAACATCAACTCCCGCAAGCGTTCCAAAAACAACGAAGTTGCCGAATAA
- a CDS encoding OmpH family outer membrane protein: protein MKKTLFPALAAALVLAACGTKTAEKAESASATVAQEVVSSDIAYIQVEAVLAQCDLYQKEGVALQEKTQKAQKSWAQREQSLQAEAAQLQEKFDKGLITTRDAQAQQESIQKKVASYQANAQKEAQSLDEENFVFTNRAQDLLHRAVKEINADGKYKLIINASALIDADSTLDITPAILAKVNELYAADQKDAKK from the coding sequence ATGAAAAAAACGCTATTCCCGGCATTGGCTGCGGCTCTTGTCCTCGCGGCCTGCGGTACGAAAACCGCGGAAAAGGCTGAGTCTGCAAGCGCAACGGTTGCTCAGGAGGTCGTCTCCAGCGACATCGCCTACATACAGGTTGAAGCCGTCCTGGCCCAGTGCGACCTCTATCAGAAGGAGGGTGTCGCCCTGCAGGAGAAGACCCAGAAGGCCCAGAAAAGCTGGGCCCAGCGCGAGCAGAGCCTCCAGGCCGAAGCCGCTCAGCTGCAGGAGAAGTTCGACAAGGGGCTGATCACCACCCGCGACGCACAGGCCCAGCAGGAGAGCATCCAGAAAAAGGTCGCTTCCTATCAGGCCAACGCCCAGAAAGAGGCCCAGTCGCTCGATGAGGAGAACTTCGTATTCACGAACCGCGCCCAGGACCTGCTCCACCGCGCCGTGAAGGAGATCAACGCCGACGGCAAGTACAAACTCATTATCAACGCTTCGGCACTGATCGACGCCGACTCGACGCTCGACATCACCCCCGCCATTCTGGCCAAGGTCAACGAGCTCTACGCCGCCGATCAGAAAGACGCAAAAAAATAG
- the ruvA gene encoding Holliday junction branch migration protein RuvA encodes MYEYIQGTVAEVAPAYAVIDVGGVGYYLHISLETYTAIEHAAQAKLFVHYVVREDAQLLYGFSTKVERELFRLLISVSGVGGNTARMILSTYSPRELQGIISSGNAVLLKNVKGLGLKTAQKIIVELSGKLMTLGFDDNGPQPATPDGGVVDEALEALVMLGFARGVAEKAVRAVVRESPSAPVEEVVRMALKRL; translated from the coding sequence ATGTACGAATATATCCAGGGAACGGTAGCCGAGGTTGCTCCGGCCTATGCCGTGATCGACGTGGGCGGAGTGGGCTACTACCTGCACATTTCGCTCGAAACCTACACGGCCATCGAGCATGCCGCACAGGCGAAGCTTTTTGTTCATTATGTCGTGCGCGAGGATGCGCAGCTGCTCTACGGTTTCTCGACGAAGGTCGAGCGTGAGTTGTTCCGGCTGCTGATCAGCGTTTCGGGTGTGGGTGGCAATACGGCGCGGATGATCCTGTCGACCTACTCGCCGCGCGAACTGCAGGGGATCATCTCGTCGGGGAACGCCGTCCTGCTGAAGAATGTCAAGGGACTGGGGCTCAAGACGGCGCAGAAGATCATCGTCGAGTTGAGCGGCAAGCTCATGACGCTGGGTTTCGACGACAACGGCCCACAGCCGGCGACTCCCGACGGAGGGGTTGTCGACGAGGCGCTGGAGGCATTGGTCATGCTGGGCTTTGCGCGCGGGGTGGCCGAGAAGGCCGTGCGGGCCGTGGTGCGCGAATCGCCCTCGGCACCGGTCGAGGAGGTGGTGCGCATGGCCCTCAAACGGCTCTGA
- the rd gene encoding rubredoxin, which translates to MKHAMPALPYAPEALAPKMSRETLDYHYGKHLQTYVDNLNALIPGTPYEEMPLEEIIRKADGAIFNNAAQTWNHTFFFRQLTPEQGPVPAKLAAKLTAEFGSVEAFREQFTRAALGLFGSGWVWLAADRAGHLSIVAMSNAGNPLRDGLRPVMTVDVWEHAYYIDWRNRRADFLKAFWELIDWKQVADRAVPRRYRCTACDYVYDPAKGDPETGIAPGTPFEEIPDDWTCPVCGLYKEAFRPVEE; encoded by the coding sequence ATGAAACATGCAATGCCTGCGCTTCCGTATGCACCGGAGGCCCTTGCTCCGAAGATGAGCCGCGAAACACTCGACTATCACTACGGCAAACACCTGCAGACCTACGTCGACAATCTCAACGCCCTGATTCCCGGCACTCCCTACGAGGAGATGCCTCTCGAGGAGATCATCCGCAAGGCCGACGGGGCGATCTTCAACAACGCCGCCCAGACCTGGAACCATACCTTCTTCTTCCGCCAGCTGACCCCCGAACAGGGTCCCGTACCCGCGAAACTGGCTGCCAAACTCACGGCCGAATTCGGTTCGGTCGAGGCCTTCCGCGAGCAGTTCACCCGGGCGGCTCTGGGGCTGTTCGGCTCGGGCTGGGTGTGGCTGGCGGCCGACCGTGCGGGACACCTCTCGATCGTGGCGATGTCGAATGCCGGCAATCCGCTGCGTGACGGGCTGCGCCCGGTGATGACGGTCGACGTCTGGGAGCACGCCTACTACATCGACTGGCGCAACCGACGGGCCGACTTTCTGAAGGCCTTCTGGGAACTGATCGACTGGAAGCAGGTGGCCGACCGGGCCGTACCTCGCCGTTATCGCTGCACGGCGTGTGACTACGTCTACGATCCCGCGAAGGGTGATCCCGAGACGGGCATCGCCCCCGGTACGCCGTTCGAGGAGATTCCCGACGACTGGACCTGCCCCGTGTGCGGACTCTACAAGGAGGCATTCCGTCCCGTCGAGGAGTAA
- a CDS encoding carboxypeptidase-like regulatory domain-containing protein yields the protein MIFGLLSALLGTAGAHAQMIRVRGRVTDSNGEPLAFVSVVFPGTTVGITTDEQGFYSLETHDPVIRNRARNDPDRHDTYHCRTHTKMELDLTNIRPGFRNRRMQRNFGFIFNYMDTSALTGQAYLPAMISESTADLYRSRSPEFKREVIHASRVSDVDNYIVLFNARFASPLSASGRSIGFATGEHRTETKNSRSACFPARLFVSLPSENELQS from the coding sequence ATGATTTTCGGGTTGCTGTCCGCCCTGCTCGGAACTGCCGGCGCCCATGCCCAAATGATCCGGGTACGCGGACGTGTGACAGACTCCAACGGCGAGCCGTTGGCTTTTGTGAGTGTGGTATTCCCCGGTACGACCGTCGGGATTACGACCGATGAACAGGGCTTCTATTCGCTCGAGACGCACGACCCGGTCATCCGAAACCGCGCGCGCAACGACCCCGACCGCCACGATACGTATCACTGCCGGACCCACACGAAAATGGAGCTCGATCTGACGAATATCCGGCCCGGGTTCCGCAACCGACGCATGCAGCGCAACTTCGGATTCATCTTCAACTACATGGACACCTCGGCCCTGACCGGTCAGGCCTATCTCCCGGCCATGATCTCCGAATCGACGGCCGACCTCTACCGCAGCCGTTCGCCGGAGTTCAAACGCGAGGTGATCCACGCCAGCCGCGTCTCGGACGTCGACAACTACATCGTGCTCTTCAACGCCCGCTTCGCCAGCCCGCTTTCGGCCAGCGGCCGCAGCATCGGATTCGCGACAGGAGAGCACCGCACGGAGACAAAAAATTCCCGGTCGGCGTGTTTTCCCGCCCGTCTTTTCGTATCTTTGCCCTCCGAAAACGAACTGCAATCATGA
- a CDS encoding DMT family protein, whose product MFRGLATVALLVISNAFMTLAWYGQIAFKSRLERFSLMLVILMSWGVALFEYCFQVPANRIGSAEFGGPFSIWELKVIQEVVSLSVFTIFALVFMKSDTLRWNHLAGFLCIILAVYFIFRK is encoded by the coding sequence ATGTTCCGTGGACTTGCCACCGTCGCGTTGCTCGTCATCTCCAACGCCTTCATGACGCTGGCCTGGTACGGGCAGATCGCCTTCAAATCACGTCTCGAACGCTTCAGTCTCATGCTGGTCATCCTCATGAGCTGGGGCGTCGCCCTCTTCGAATACTGTTTCCAGGTGCCGGCCAACCGCATCGGCTCGGCCGAATTCGGAGGACCCTTCTCGATCTGGGAACTGAAGGTCATTCAGGAGGTCGTCTCGCTCTCGGTCTTCACCATCTTCGCGCTGGTCTTCATGAAGTCCGACACGCTGCGCTGGAACCATCTGGCCGGGTTCCTCTGCATCATTCTGGCCGTCTACTTCATCTTCCGCAAATAG
- a CDS encoding HAD family phosphatase — translation MKKAALFDMDGTLVDNTLAHVRAFEVFCARYGVEGWQQRLSQAYGMGNDDIMRLILPEELIRQKGVKALGDEKEAIYREIYAPEIHPVEGLRQLLERLNGAGIRCAVGSSGCRANVDFVLEKCRIGQWFEARISGDAVTHCKPDPEIYLKAAAAVGCDPADCVVFEDAKAGIESARRAGAGRIVALATTLPREVLERETSADLVIDTFADLTDLDALLA, via the coding sequence ATGAAAAAAGCCGCTTTATTCGATATGGACGGCACGCTGGTGGACAACACACTGGCTCATGTCCGCGCCTTCGAGGTCTTCTGCGCCCGCTACGGCGTCGAGGGCTGGCAGCAGCGCCTCAGCCAGGCCTACGGCATGGGAAACGACGACATCATGCGTCTGATCCTGCCCGAGGAGCTGATCCGCCAGAAGGGCGTCAAGGCCCTCGGAGACGAGAAGGAGGCCATCTACCGTGAGATCTACGCCCCGGAGATCCACCCCGTCGAGGGGTTGCGTCAGCTGCTCGAACGACTCAACGGGGCCGGCATCCGCTGCGCCGTCGGGTCGTCGGGCTGCCGCGCCAACGTCGACTTCGTGCTCGAAAAGTGCCGGATCGGACAATGGTTCGAAGCCCGCATCTCGGGCGACGCGGTGACGCATTGCAAACCCGATCCGGAGATCTATCTCAAGGCTGCGGCGGCCGTCGGGTGCGATCCGGCCGACTGTGTGGTCTTCGAGGATGCCAAGGCCGGCATCGAGTCGGCCCGCCGGGCCGGCGCCGGGCGCATCGTGGCGCTGGCCACCACCCTGCCGCGCGAGGTACTCGAGCGTGAAACCAGCGCCGATCTGGTGATCGACACCTTCGCCGATCTGACCGACCTCGACGCGCTGCTGGCCTGA
- a CDS encoding putative quinol monooxygenase — protein MIRLNVFIRTTESNRDELVRTARELVTASLKDEGCVAYDLFESATRRDVLMICETWSDAKALSAHERSSHFTTLVPRMEQLGELKLEKFVF, from the coding sequence ATGATCCGTTTGAATGTTTTTATCCGCACGACGGAGAGCAACCGTGACGAACTGGTCCGCACGGCCCGCGAACTGGTCACCGCTTCGCTCAAGGATGAAGGATGCGTCGCATACGACCTCTTCGAAAGCGCGACGCGCCGCGATGTGTTGATGATCTGCGAGACGTGGAGCGACGCCAAGGCGCTGTCGGCCCACGAACGTTCGTCACACTTCACGACCCTCGTTCCGCGCATGGAGCAACTCGGTGAACTGAAGCTCGAAAAGTTCGTCTTCTGA